The sequence CGTTGTGGCCACCGTTTTGCCGACTTCAAAGGCCTGCTTGGTGACTTGGCGCGGCAACCCGTTGTTGTGCAACAGGTCGTCAAACAGGTTGCTGACGCCACGCACCACACTGTTGCCGCCGGAGTTGAGCAGCTCCTTGATCGCCAGCGGGTTGAGCAGGGTGTTGGACGGCGACACGGCATCGTTGAGCAGGGAAAAGGCAAAGTGCGCCCGTGCCCGATCGTCGGCGCTCAGGGCACTGTCGTCGATCCAGTGGCGAGTCTGTTTCTGCCAGCTCAAATAGGCTTGCAGGCTGCGCCGGTAGAAGGGGTTGAGTTTCCAGGTGGGGTCGGCGAAACGGCTGTCACGAGGGTTGGGCTCGTGTACGGTTTCACCCAGCAGTACGCGGCCTAACTGTCCGCTCAGGGCCATGGCATGCCGTGCGCTGTGCAGCGGGTTGCGCAGGCTGTGGGCCGCGACGTTGCGCAAGGTCGACAGCAAATCCCGGCCACGCAGGCCGGTGATTGCACTTTGTGCATTGATGAACGCGGCGGGGATGGGCACCGCGTCCTTCATGGGTTTGTCTCGCATGAGTCAACACTCCTTCGTCAAGCCATCAACAAGCACGCCAATTCAGAACCATAGTCGGTTCTGGCTAAGTTGCGCGGGCGGGGTCTTCCTGACCCTGTGCGCGTTCCCTGCACCTACCCGTCGTAGCAGCTGTCGAGCGCCAGCGAGGCTGCGTAGGGCACACCTACGGTGTATCTGAAAGAACACGGTTGCATTCAACGCAGCCTCGCTGGCGCTCGACAGCTGCTACGTACGGGAGCTTTTGCTACAAGGCCGGCTGCGGATGAATCACCGCCCGCAAACGCTCTTCCTGGAGAAACTTCATGATGATCGGCGCCACGGCTTCGGCCCGGGTAATCAGGAACAGATGGCCGTCGTCGATGATGTGCAGTTGGGCATTGGGAATGCGCCAGGCCAACATGCGCATGTTGACCAACGGGATCAGTGGGTCGTCGTCGCCCGCCAGCACCAGGGTCGGCTGCTTGATCTTGTGCAGCCAGTGGATGCTGGTCCAGCCCAGTCCTGCGAACAGTTGCCAGTAATAGCCCAACTTGCCGGCCGAACGTACTTTGCTCGCATGTTCGGCCGCCAGTTTTGAATCCCGACGGAACGAGCCCCCATAGATCATCGGTGCAATGCGCACCACATGGGAGGGTTGGATATAGCGTCGAGGGCTTGCCATCAGCCACAGCACCTTTGGCTTGCCGGGGACCATGAACGCCCCGGCTGCCGTCGCCGCGAGGATCAGCTTCTTGCAGCGTTCCGGATAGTCGTAGGCAAATTGCTGCGCCAGCGCTCCGCCCCAGGAAACCCCCACCGCATTGACCTGGCCATAGTCCAGGTAATCGAGCATGCGGGCGGTGAGTTTGGCCAGGCCGGGAAAGCGATAAGGACGACTGGGTGTAGACGAACCGCCAACACCCGGTACATCAAAGGCAATCACTTCCAGGTCCGGATCCAGTGCCTGGACGAACGGAAACACCAGCTCAAGGTTGGCGCCGATACCGTTGAAAATCAGCAGCGGCGTCAAGTGAGACTTGCCCGGGCGTACCGCCGTGCGGATGGTTTGGCCATCCAGGTCGATGGTACGGAAGATGAACGGTTGCGGCATGCTCAAGCCCTGTGAAATGGCGCGCTATTTCCCTGTCGAAACTCGGTCAATGTGGGAGCTGGCTTGCCTGCGATGGCGGTATGTCAGGCACACTCATGTTGTATGTGCCTATGTCATCGCAGGCAAGCCAGCTCCCACACTGACCTCATTCCCGCCGCAAATTATGTTTACCGTTCGTGAACGTAAGTACCTGGCGCCGCTTCAGCTGCTGCATGCGCCTTGTTACCCAGCACCGTCGGTGCCTTCTTCAACTTGCCCGACCGCTCCGCCTGCCAGGCCTGCCAATGCAGCCACCAGGAATCGGTGTGCTTGGTAGCGTTTTCCTGCCAGTCCAGCGCCTTGCCCGGCATAGTGTCGCTGGTCTGGTAGCGTGACTTGGGGTTGCCCGGCGGGTTAAGGATGCTCTGGATATGACCGCTGCTGGACAGCACGAATTCCACCTTGCCACCAAACAGTTGCGCCGACTTGTAGCAGGACTGCCAGGGCGTGATGTGGTCGTTGGTGCCCGCCAGGGAGTAGATGTCCGCTGTAACCTGTTTGAGGTCAATCGGCGTGCCGCACACTTCCAGTGCATTGGCACGCACCAGCGGGTTGTTTTTGAACAATTCGATCAAGTCGCCATGGAAGGCGGCCGGCAAACGGGTGGTGTCGTTGTTCCAGAACAGGATGTCGAACACCGGAGGCTCGTTACCCAGCAGGTAGTTGTTGACCCAGTAATTCCAGATCAAGTCGTTGGGGCGCATCCAGGCGAACACCTTGGCCATGTCGCGACCTTCCAACACGCCAGCCTGATAAGAATGGCGCTTGGCCGCTTCCAGAGTCTGCTCGTCGACGAACAGCGCCACCTGGGTGTCCAGGGTGGTGTCCAGCACGCTCACCAGCAGGGTCAAGGCGTTGACCTTCTTCTCCCCCAATGCCGCGTAATGGCCCAGCAGCGCGGTGCAGGTGATACCGCCGGAGCAGGCGCCGAGCATGTTGACGTCTTTGCTGCCGGTGATGGCAGTGACCACGTCGACGGCCTCTTTCAGCGCTTCGATATACGTCGACAGGCCCCACTCACGCTGCGCCTTGGTCGGGTTGCGCCAGCTGACGATAAAGGTCTGCTGGTTATTGCGCAGGCAGAAGCGCGCCAGACTCTTATCCGGGCTCAGGTCGAAGACATAGAATTTGTTGATCTGCGGCGGCACCACCAGCAACGGGCGCTCGTGGACCTGTTCAGTGATCGGCCGGTACTGAATCAACTCCAGCACGTCGTTGCGAAACACCACGGCGCCTTCGGTGGTGCCCAGGCTCTTGCCCACTTCGAAGGCGCCCATGTTGACCTGGCTCGGCATGCCGCCGTTGTGTACTAAATCCTTGGCCAAGTGCGACAGGCCATCCAACAGGCTTTTGCCGCCCGTCTCGAAGAAGCGTTTGACCGCCGCGGGGTTGGCAGCGCTATTGGTCGGGGCCATGGCTTCGGTCATCAGGTTGATCACGAAGTGCCCGCGACTGATGTCATGTTCCGACAGGTTGCTGTCGCCAATCCAGTCGTGCAGCTCCTTGCGCCACGCCAGATAGGTTTGCAGGTAGCGTTTATAGAGCGGGTTCTGGCTCCACGCCGGGTCGTTGAAGCGACGGTCATCGCTCTCGGGTGCCAGCTCTGATTTGCCGAACACCACGTTCTTCAGCTCGACGCCAAAGTGGGCGACATGCTTGACGCTGTGCAACGGTTGCTTGATGGCTTGGGTCAGCACCATCCTCGCAGAAGCCAATAAATCCTTTTTACGTAACGCGATGATCGGGTTCAGCCCCAGGGTGTTTTCCGAGGCTTGGCGTTTCAAGTCATCGTTATTCTTGTTACTCATCTACGACGCTCCATTGTCCGAAAGACGAGTACCGGGTACCGCTGTGTCCTTGCTCTTGCGACACAGCACAAGCCAGGTACTGCTGCTCGGATGACCGTTGATACCGCATCGTCAAATGCAGGGAACTTGCCAGTTCCATTGGTTACCCGAGTTTAATTTTTTTCGCAAGCGGGCCAATCGTTGGCCACGCGACAGGGCATTCAAGCAGATGAAATTAGAAAATGCCCACTAATGAGCAAGAGGCTTGAGTTAGAGCATCAGCCTGACGACCGACTCGCTCGGATCGCGGGTTTTTCCGGCGGCTTTGAGTTCGGCCAGGTAATCGGCCCACAAATCGCCCTGACGCACGGCGAGCTGATAGAGGTAGTCCCAGGTGAACAGTCCGCTGTCATGACCGTCGTCGAAGGTCAATTTCAGTGCGTACTGGCCGGCCGGTTCGATCTTGGTCAAACCGACATTGAGCTTGCCGAATTGCAGGATCGGTTTGCCGTGGCCCTGGACCTCAGCGGAAGGCGAATGCACCCGCAGGAATTCGGCGGGCAGGTGGTAGACCTCGTCGGGACTGTACGTGAGGCCCAGGGTCTTGGAGGCTTTGTGCAGGTTGATGGCGGTGGGTATTTTAGACATTGGGTGAACCGCTCATGGATGATCCTGAAGGAACCGGCTGCAAAATGTGGGAGCGGGCTTGCTCGCGATAGCGGTGGATCAGTCGCTACCTCAGTGACCGGCACACCGCTATCGCGAGCAAGCCCGCTCCCACAGGCTTACAGGATATAACGAGACAGATCTTCGTTCTGCGCCAATTCGCCCAAGTGACCATTGACGTAGTCGGCGTCGATCTTGATCGCCTCGCCATTCTGCGCCCCAGCTAAGTCGCCGGCGCTGAAGGACACTTCCTCCAGCAGGCGTTCAAGCAAGGTGTGCAGACGACGGGCGCCGATGTTCTCGGTTTTCTCGTTGACCTGCCAGGCAATCTCCGCCAGGCGCTTGATACCGTCCGGCAGGAACTCGATAGCCAGGCCTTCGGTTTTCAGCAACTCGCGGTATTGCTCGGTCAGCGACGCGTGTGGCTCGCTGAGGATGCGTTCGAAGTCGCCCGGGGTCAGCGCCTTGAGTTCCACACGAATCGGCAGGCGGCCTTGCAGCTCCGGCACCAGGTCGCTTGGCTTACTCAGGTGGAACGCACCGGAGGCGATAAACAGGATGTGGTCGGTCTTGACCATGCCCAGCTTGGTGTTGACGGTGCAGCCTTCGATCAGCGGCAGCAGGTCGCGCTGTACGCCTTCACGGGACACATCGACGCCACCGGAGTTGCCACGCTTGGCCACCTTGTCGATCTCATCGATAAACACGATACCGTGCTGCTCGACCGCTTCCAGGGCCTTGGCCTTGAGTTCTTCCTCGTTGACCAGGCGCCCGGCTTCCTCGTCACGCACCAGCTTCAGTGCGTCCTTGACCTTGAGCTTGCGGCTTTTCTTCTTGCCCTTGCCCATGTTGGCGAACAGGTTCTGCAGCTGGCTGGTCATTTCTTCCATGCCAGGCGGGGCGGAGATGTCGACGCCGGACACTTCGGCGACTTCGATCTCGATTTCCTTGTCGTCCAGTTGACCTTCACGCAGGCGCTTGCGGAACAGCTGGCGGGTGTTGGAATCCGAGGTGGGCGCCGCGTCTTCGTTGAAACCCATGCGTGCCGGTGGCAGCAGGGCATCGAGGATGCGTTCTTCGGCGGCGTCTTCAGCGCGGTGGCTGACCTTGGTCATTTCCTGTTCGCGCAACAACTTCAGGGCGGCGTCGGCCAGATCACGGATGATCGATTCGACGTCGCGGCCCACATAGCCGACTTCGGTGAACTTGGTCGCTTCGACCTTGATGAACGGTGCGTTGGCCAGTTTGGCCAGGCGGCGCGCGATCTCGGTTTTACCGACCCCGGTAGGGCCGATCATCAGGATGTTCTTGGGGGTTACTTCAACACGCAGTTCTTCGGGCAGTTGCATCCGGCGCCAGCGGTTACGCAGGGCAATGGCGACGGCGCGCTTGGCATCGTCCTGGCCGATGATATGGCGATTGAGTTCGTGGACGATTTCGCGGGGAGTCATGGACATAATAATTGGCGGTCCTCAAGCAAGAAAAAGCCGACGGCTTATTCCGCGAGGTCCTGCTCCTCAATGGTGAAGTTGTGGTTGGTGAAGACACAGATGTCGCCAGCGATACCGAGGGCCGTCTCGACGATTTCACGGGCCGACAGATCGGTTTTCTTCAACAGTGCGCTGGCCGCGGCCTGGGCGTAGCCACCACCGGAGCCCATGGCGATCAGGCCGTGCTCTGGCTCTACCACATCGCCGTTACCGGTGATGATCAGCGAGGCGTCTTTGTTGGCGACCGCCAGCATGGCTTCAAGGCGGCTGAGGGAGCGGTCGGTGCGCCATTCTTTGGCAAGCTCGACGGCGGCGCGGACCAAGTGGCCCTGGTGTTTCTCAAGTTGGCCTTCGAAACGCTCGAACAGGGTAAAAGCGTCAGCGGTGGCGCCCGCAAAACCGGCGAGGACTTGGCCGTGGTACAGGCGGCGCACTTTTTTTGCGTTGCCTTTCATCACGGTATTGCCAAGGGAAACCTGGCCGTCGCCGCCCATGACGACTATGCCGTGGCGACGAACTGAAACGATGGTGGTCAAGGGGAGAGTCTCCACGCTGCGGGGCGAAAATGCCCTGATGGAACTCATATGGGGGTGGCGGGGGGATTTCAACTGTAGGAAGGGAGGGCGGACGAGTGGTGTTTACTGGCTTGGCGCACTCTTGAGGACAACAAAAACAAATGTGGGAGCCGGGCTTGCCCGCGATGGCGGTGGGTCAGTCACTGAAAATATTGACTGTTCCACCGCCATCGCGGGCAAGCCCGGCTCCCACATTTGACCGGCTGCGGTCTTGAAATCTAGACCGATCAGCGAGTCTGGCGCTGTTGTAACAACAGGTTGCTAAACCCTGCGCCGGCCAGTTGTTTCTGAGCGACGGTCAGTTGCTCGCGGTTGCTGAACGGGCCTACAAGCACTCGATACCAGGTCGCTTCCTTCACCGTCCCGGACTCCACCGTCACCGATTGCCCCAGCAAAATAATCTGCGCTCGCACCCGATCAGCATCCGCCTGTTTGGGGAATGAACCCGCCTGCAGGAAGAATTTGGTCACCGGTGCCGCCTTGGTGGTAGCGACGGGTGGCGGTGGCGGCGGGGTAATCCCGGCCAGTGCCGCCTGGGCCCGAGCGGTATCGATTTTCGCCGCTTCCGCTGGAGTCACAGGCGTCGTCGGTATCACGGGCACTTGCGGCGTCGGCAGGGTCTTCTCCGGCACGGCATCGGGTGGCACGATCACTTCCGATTCCGGCAGCAGCGTGTAGAAGTCGTATTTCGGCTTCACGGGTGCGGTTGGGCTCGGGACAGTCTTGTTCGCTTCGGCCATTTTCGTGGCTTTCTGCTGCTCCTGCTTGACCCGTTTGACGTCATCGCCCTTGCCTGGCTCCAGCTTCATCAGAAACACGATAAACGCGCCGACGGTCAGGCCGATGGCCATCCACAACCAGCCCGGAATGGGCTTCTTCGCCGGTGCCTGGTAGCGGCTGGCGCCGCGCTTGGGTGCAGGTTTTTTCTTGGCAGCCAACTTACATACGCTCCAGAGTTTCCAGGCCCAAGAGTTCCAGGCCTTGCTTGAGGGTCCGTCCAGCCAGTGCGGCGAGGCGCAGGCGGCTTTGCTTTTGCGCTTCGTCGTCGGCCGTCAGGATCGGGCAGTTCTCGTAGAAGCTGGAGAACAATCCGGCGACTTCGTACAAAAAGGTGCAGAGGATATGCGGTGTGCCTTTCTCGCCCACGCTGTTCAGCACTTCGCCGAACTGCGCCAGCTTGGCTGCCAGTTCGTGTTCTTGTGGCGCTTGAAGGTTGATCTGGCCTTGGACTTCACTGAAATCCTTGCCCAGCTTGCGGAACACGCCGGCTACCCGAGTGTAGGCATACAGCAAATACGGCGCGGTGTTGCCTTCGAAGTTGAGCATCAGCTCGAAGTTGAAGCTGTAGTCGCTGGTGCGGTGCTTGGACAGGTCGGCGTATTTCACTGCGCCAATGCCTACTACGCGGGCAATGTTACGCAGGTCGGTTTCGGCCAGTTCAGGGTTCTTTTCTTTCACCAGGGTGTAGGCACGCTCCTGGGCTTCGTTCAGCAGGTCAATCAGCTTCACGGTACCGCCGTCGCGGGTCTTGAACGGGCGGCCGTCGGCGCCGTTCATGGTGCCGAAGCCCATGTGCTCCATGTACATCGGATGGGTAACGAAACCGGCGCGGCGCGCCACTTCGAACACTTGCTGGAAGTGCAGGGCCTGGCGTTGGTCGACGAAATACAGAGCGCGGTCGGCTTTCAGCACGCCGCTACGGTAGCGCACGGCGGCCAGGTCGGTGGTGGCGTAGAGGTAGCCGCCATCGGCCTTGACGATGATCACCGGCAGCGGCTCGCCATCGGCGGTCTTGAACTCTTCGAGGAACACGCACTGGGCGCCGTTGCTTTCTACCAGCAGGCCTTTGGCCTTGAGGTCGTTGACCACGTTGATCAGGTCATCGTTGTAGGCGCTTTCGCCCATCACGTCGGCCGGGGTCAACTTGACGTTGAGCAGCTCGTAGATTTCCTGGCAGTGGGACAGCGAGATATCGCGGAAGCGGCTCCACAGCGCCAGGCACTCGGGGTCACCGGCTTGCAGCTTGACCACCAGGCCACGGGCACGGTCGGCGAACTCTTCGGATTCGTCGAAACGCTTCTTGGCGGCGCGGTAGAAGTTTTCCAGGTCGGCCAGTTCGTTGCTGGTGATCGGGTTTTCTTGCAGGTACGCCATCAGCATGCCGAACTGGGTGCCCCAGTCGCCTACGTGGTTCTGGCGGATCACGGTGTCGCCGAGAAACTCCAGGACCCGCGCCACGCCGTCACCAATGATGGTCGAGCGCAAGTGGCCAACGTGCATTTCCTTGGCCAGGTTGGGTGCCGACAGGTCGACTGCCACGCGCTGGGTCGGGCCAGCCTTGCGCACGCCGATCTTGGCGTCAGCCAGGGCAGTGTCCAGGCGCGAAGCCAGAGCCTGGGTGTTCTGGAAGATATTGATAAAGCCCGGGCCGGCGATTTCGGCCTTGCTGACTTGCGGGTCGGCGGGCAGCGCGGCGATGATTTTTTCCGCCAGGTCGCGAGGTTTCATGCCCGCAGGCTTGGCCAGCATCATGGCGATGTTGCTGGCGAAGTCACCGTGGGTCTTGTCGCGGGTGTTTTCCACCTGGATCGCCGGCGTCAGGCCTTCAGGCAACACACCTTCGTTGATGAGTTGGATGATGGCTTGTTGGATCAGCTGGCGAATGATGTCTTTCATGGTCTTCTCTTTCGACCGCAAGCGGCGGCGCGTCGATGCGCAGGTGGAAAAACTGGGCATTATCCGTGGCGAGGGCGGGCTTGCCAACCGTTCAGAATGGTTGGCGGACCTGCGGGCCTCATCGCAGGCAAGCCAGCTCCCACATTTGAAGGTGTTCACAAATCAAAGTGTGGGAGCTGGCTTGCCTGCGATAGCGTACTTTCTATCAATACAAATCTACAGGATCTACATCCAGCGACCAGCGCACCTGCCGCCCGCTGGGCATTTGTTCCAGGGCCAGCAGCCAACTGCTTAATAAACGATGCAACGGTGCCCGGGCAGTGGCTTGCAAGAGTAGCTGCGCTCGATAACGTCCGGCGCGGCGTTCCATAGGCGCCGGCACCGGGCCCAGCAACTCGACGCCGGTCAGCCCCAATTCACCCAGTAAACGCTCAGCCTCACTGCAGGCTTCGTCCAGAAAACCTTCGGCCTGGCCGGGCTTGTGGGCTTCGGCCCGTAGCAGTGCGAGGTGGGAGAATGGCGGCAAGCCGGCGGAGCGACGCTCGCTCAACGCCTGCTCGGCGAAGGCGAAATAGCCTTGTTCGGTCAGTTGGATCAGCAGCGGATGGTCGGCTAGGTGGGTCTGGATGATCACTCTGCCGGGCTCTTCGGCGCGTCCGGCGCGGCCGGCAACCTGGACGATCAACTGCGCCATGCGCTCGCTGGCGCGGAAGTCCCCGGAAAACAGCCCGCCGTCGGCATCCAGGATCGACACCAGGGTTACCCGCGGGAAGTGGTGCCCTTTGGCGAGCATCTGCGTGCCCACCAGAATGCACGGTTGGCCCTTCTGAATGGTGGCAAACAGCTGATTCATCGCGTCCTTGCGCGACGTACTGTCGCGGTCGACGCGCAATACCGGGTAATCCGGAAACAGAATCCCCAGCCGTTCCTCGGCGCGCTCGGTGCCGGCGCCCACGGGACGCAGGTCGACCTTGCCGCATTGCGGGCAATGGCGCGGCACTCGTTCCACATGCCCGCAGTGGTGGCAGCGCAGCTCGCCGGAGCGCTGGTGTACGGTCATGCGCGCATCGCAACGCTCGCACTCGGACATCCAGCCGCAATCGTGGCACAACAATGTGGGCGCAAAACCTCGGCGATTGAGGAACACCAACACTTGCTGGCCGGCCGCGAGGGTTTGGCCAATGGCTTGCTGCATGGGGCCGGAAATGCCGCTGTCCAGCGGACGACTTTTGACGTCCAGGCGCAGGAAGCGCGGTTGCTTGGCGCCACCGGCGCGCTCATTCAGGCGCAACAGGCCGTAGCGACCGGTGTAGGCGTTGTGCAGGCTTTCCAGGGAAGGCGTGGCCGAGCCCAGCACAATCGGGATGTTTTCCTGGCGCGCACGCACAAGCGCCAGGTCGCGGGCGTGGTAGCGCAGGCCTTCCTGCTGTTTATAGGAACCGTCGTGTTCTTCATCGATGATGATCAGCCCGGGATTTTTCATCGGGGTGAACAGCGCCGAACGGGTGCCGATAATAATATCGGCCTCGCCGTCCCGTGCCGCCAGCCAGGATTCCAGGCGCTCGCGGTCGTTGACCGCTGAGTGCACCAGGGCGATACGCGCGTTGAAGCGTTGCTCGAAGCGCGCCAGGGTTTGCGGGCCGAGGTTGATCTCGGGGATCAGCACCAGCGCCTGCTTGCCGGCTTCGAGGGTCTCGCGGATCAGTTGCAAATAGACTTCGGTCTTGCCGCTGCCGGTGACGCCAGCCAGCAGGAATGCGTGGAAACTGTCGAGGCCTGCGCTAATCGCCTCAAAGGCGGCGCGCTGTTCCGGGTTCAGCGGCAGTTCCGGCTGGGCCAACCAATGTTCGTGACGCTCCCTTGGTGCATGTTTGCGGATCTCCACCTGCACCAAACCCTTGGCGAGCAGCAGGTCCAGGCTGTCCTTGCTCAGCATCAGCTTGCTTAATAGCTGATGGGCTACGCCATGGGGGTGCTGGGCCAGCGTGGTCAGGGCGTCCCGCTGGCGCGGGGCGCGGGCGATGCGCGGGTCGTCGAGGCGGGCGCCGGGGACCATCGACCAGAAGCGTTCCTGCCGGGCTTCGGCCAGTTCGCCCTGGCGCAACAGCACCGGTAGCGCCCAGCTCAGGGTGTCGCCCAGGCTGTGCTGGTAGTACTGGGAGGTCCATAGGCACAGCTTGAACAGCGCCGGCGGCAGCGGTGGCGTGGCGTCGAGGATGGCCACGGCGGGCTTGAGCTTCTCGGCGGGCACTTCGCTGTGATCGGCCACTTCCACCAGAATGCCGATCATCTCGCGGCGTCCGAACGGCACCCGCACGCGCATCCCCGGCTGCAACTGCGACCGCAACACGCCAGCGGGTGCCCGGTAGTCGAACAGGCGGCGCAGGGGCGAGGGCAGGGCGAGGCGCAAAATGGCGTCGGGCACGCGGGAGGTTCTCATATGGCGGGCGGTGAAGAAGGGCGCGAGCCTAGCAGACCAGCGGTGGAAGTGTCCCCTGTCCTGTGGGAGCCGGGCTTGCCCGCGATGCAGGCGCTGCGGTATCTCAGGCACACCGTGGCGATACTATCGCGGGCAAGCCCGGCTCCCATAGTGTGTCGGGTTTGCCGGGCTTTTCTGATGAAAGGGCGAGTAGCGCCGCTTGCGCGTTTAAAAAGGTCTGGTAGAATCCGCGGCCTAATTACGTGCGGTATTCGACAATAGTGTCGAGTGGCGGCACGCTAGCCTGAGGAATACACCATGAAAGCCGATATCCATCCAGCGTACGAAACTATCCAAGTAACTTGCAGCTGCGGCAACAAGTTCGAAACCCGTTCGAACCTGTGCAAGCCACTGGGTACTGACGTATGCAACGAGTGCCACCCGTTCTACACCGGTAAGCAGAAGACTCTGGATACTGGCGGTCGTGTACAGCGCTTCGCAGACCGTTTCGGTGCTTTTGGCAAAGCCAAGACTCCTGCTGCAGAGTAAGGCTGAAGAGCCCGATGGGCTGTTCCCTGCTGTTAAAAAAGGCGTCCCTTGCGGGCGCCTTTTTTGTGTCTGCGATTTGGCTGGCGCCCGCCCAGGCGCAGGTGTTTTGCCCGGCTCCCAACGCCGTCGACACCTTTGAGGTGCAGCGAGTGGTGGATGGCGACACGGTTCGCCTGAAAGATGGTCGCAGCGTGCGCATGATCGGCGTCAACACCCCGGAAACCGGCAAGAGGGGGCGTTCCGACGAGCCCTTTGCCGTGGCTGCGCGGGAGCACTTGCAAGGCTTGGTGGATGCCAGCGGCGGTCGGGTGGGTGTGGTGCTCGGTCGCGAGAGCAAAGATCACTACGGACGCACCCTCGCCCATCTCTATGGCGCCAATGGGGCAAACCTGGAGGCGCAATTGCTCGCCGACGGCCTGGGTTTCCAAGTGGCCGTTGCGCCTAATGTCGACCTGGTCGCCTGCCAGCAGGACGCCGAGCGTAGTGCCCGGCAGGCCCAGCTTGGGCTGTGGCGCCAATCACCGGTCCTGAGTGCTGCGCAGATCAAGCGGTCCGGCTTTGCCGTCGTCAGCGGTCAGGTGAGCAAAGTAGAGCGCAATCGCGGTGGTATCTGGATCGAATTGCAGAACTCCCTGGTATTACGTATTGCTCCCAATCTGCTCGACCGTTTCGACAGTGCCCTGTTGAATCGTTTGCAGGGCCAGGAAATCGAGGTGCGCGGCTGGGTGGTGGATCGTTCCCGCCGTGGAGGCCTGGAAAATGGTCAGGCCCGCTGGCTTCTGCCACTGACTGACCCTGGCATGTTGCAGCTGGCGCAATAAGAAAAAATTGTAGACATTTATTCGTATGATTGTGAACAGTTGAGCCCTTGTATCTCGCGGCTCTTGGCCAAAAGTCGTAGGGTAGGGCCCTTGACACCTGTGACTGCCCAGTCTTGTAGG is a genomic window of Pseudomonas sp. ADAK18 containing:
- a CDS encoding primosomal protein N', producing the protein MPDAILRLALPSPLRRLFDYRAPAGVLRSQLQPGMRVRVPFGRREMIGILVEVADHSEVPAEKLKPAVAILDATPPLPPALFKLCLWTSQYYQHSLGDTLSWALPVLLRQGELAEARQERFWSMVPGARLDDPRIARAPRQRDALTTLAQHPHGVAHQLLSKLMLSKDSLDLLLAKGLVQVEIRKHAPRERHEHWLAQPELPLNPEQRAAFEAISAGLDSFHAFLLAGVTGSGKTEVYLQLIRETLEAGKQALVLIPEINLGPQTLARFEQRFNARIALVHSAVNDRERLESWLAARDGEADIIIGTRSALFTPMKNPGLIIIDEEHDGSYKQQEGLRYHARDLALVRARQENIPIVLGSATPSLESLHNAYTGRYGLLRLNERAGGAKQPRFLRLDVKSRPLDSGISGPMQQAIGQTLAAGQQVLVFLNRRGFAPTLLCHDCGWMSECERCDARMTVHQRSGELRCHHCGHVERVPRHCPQCGKVDLRPVGAGTERAEERLGILFPDYPVLRVDRDSTSRKDAMNQLFATIQKGQPCILVGTQMLAKGHHFPRVTLVSILDADGGLFSGDFRASERMAQLIVQVAGRAGRAEEPGRVIIQTHLADHPLLIQLTEQGYFAFAEQALSERRSAGLPPFSHLALLRAEAHKPGQAEGFLDEACSEAERLLGELGLTGVELLGPVPAPMERRAGRYRAQLLLQATARAPLHRLLSSWLLALEQMPSGRQVRWSLDVDPVDLY
- the rpmE gene encoding 50S ribosomal protein L31, which translates into the protein MKADIHPAYETIQVTCSCGNKFETRSNLCKPLGTDVCNECHPFYTGKQKTLDTGGRVQRFADRFGAFGKAKTPAAE
- a CDS encoding thermonuclease family protein, which codes for MGCSLLLKKASLAGAFFVSAIWLAPAQAQVFCPAPNAVDTFEVQRVVDGDTVRLKDGRSVRMIGVNTPETGKRGRSDEPFAVAAREHLQGLVDASGGRVGVVLGRESKDHYGRTLAHLYGANGANLEAQLLADGLGFQVAVAPNVDLVACQQDAERSARQAQLGLWRQSPVLSAAQIKRSGFAVVSGQVSKVERNRGGIWIELQNSLVLRIAPNLLDRFDSALLNRLQGQEIEVRGWVVDRSRRGGLENGQARWLLPLTDPGMLQLAQ